From Tubulanus polymorphus chromosome 9, tnTubPoly1.2, whole genome shotgun sequence, a single genomic window includes:
- the LOC141910811 gene encoding DNA replication licensing factor mcm7-like: protein MSSKDYIAEKEKIRSFLAEFYEDSPDGGKNFKYSAQLIKLAHREQVAIEIGVDDLSEQDPDLGESVVENSRRYEKLFSEVIQDMLPDYKDHEPINKDALDVYIEHRLLMEQRNHPQGQGEVTRDPMNQYPPELMRRFEVYFKAPSTSKHMAIRQVKADSIGKLVSVKGIVTRATEVKPMMVVATYTCDQCGAETYQPINAPSFMPLLMCPSQECTTNKSGGRLYLQTRGSKFLKFQEIKIQEHSDQVPVGNIPRSMTIFCRGENTRQVQPGDHVSISGIFLPMMRSGFRQIVQGLLSETYLEAHKLSLMNKTEDDEIGAAELTAEEIKQVAEEDFYEKLACSIAPEIYGLEDVKKALLLLLVGGVDKSPNGMKIRGNINICLMGDPGVAKSQLLGYIDRLAQRSQYTTGRGSSGVGLTAAVMKDPLTGEMMLEGGALVLADGGVCCIDEFDKMMDGDRTAIHEVMEQQTISIAKAGIMTSLNARVSILAAANPAYGRYNPKKTIEQNIQLPAALLSRFDLLWLMQDKPDRENDLRLAQHITYVHQHNIQPPAQFKPLDMKLMRRYIALCKTKQPVIPEVLTDFITGAYVEMRKEARNSKEMTFTSARTLLGILRLSTALARLRLSDRVEREDVNEAMRLIEMSKDSLNTNDQVTRVHNITDQIFGTIREMAPLTGNRTLKMVDIVERCISKGYKPDQVQECIEEYEELNVWQVNQAKSKLVFV, encoded by the exons ATGTCATCCAAAGATTACATTGCCGAAAAAG AGAAAATTCGTTCATTTCTGGCTGAATTTTATGAAGATTCACCTGATGGAGgcaaaaacttcaaatacaGTGCACAACTG ataaaattagCTCACCGCGAACAAGTTGCCATCGAAATCGGTGTCGATGATTTGAGCGAACAAGACCCGGATTTAGGAGAGTCGGTGGTCGAAAATTCTCGAAGATATGAAAAACTATTTTCGGAAGTTATTCAAGATATGTTACCGGACTATAAAGACCACGAG CCGATTAATAAAGATGCGCTTGATGTTTACATCGAACATCGTCTGCTAATGGAACAGCGCAATCATCCTCAAGGTCAAGGAGAAGTGACACGTGACCCGATGAACCAGTATCCACCAGAACTCATGCGCAGATT CGAAGTGTATTTCAAGGCGCCTTCAACTTCAAAACACATGGCTATTAGACAAGTGAAAGCTGATAGTATTGGTAAACTGGTCAGTGTAAAGGGTATCGTAACTAGGGCTACGGAGGTGAAACCGATGATGGTAGTCGCGACGTATACGTGTGATCAGTGTGGTGCTGAAACCTATCAACCG ataaatGCACCGTCGTTTATGCCGTTGTTGATGTGTCCCAGTCAGGAATGTACGACCAACAAATCCGGCGGTCGTCTTTATTTACAAACTCGAGGATCCAAATTCTTGAAGTTCCAGGAAATCAAAATACAAGAGCAT AGTGACCAGGTACCCGTGGGTAACATACCGCGAAGTATGACTATATTTTGCCGCGGCGAAAACACGCGTCAGGTTCAACCTGGAGATCACGTCAGCATTTCAGGC ATATTTCTACCGATGATGAGATCTGGATTCCGACAAATCGTACAAGGCCTTCTTTCCGAAACATACCTCGAAGCTCAC AAATTGTCGTTGATGAATAAAACTGAGGATGATGAAATCGGCGCCGCTGAATTGACCGCTGAGGAAATCAAGCAAGTCGCTG AGGAGGATTTCTACGAGAAGTTAGCATGTAGTATTGCACCTGAGATTTACGGTTTAGAGGACGTGAAGAAAGCGTTGTTGTTACTTCTCGTCGGAGGCGTCGATAAATCTCCGAATGGCATGAAAATCAGGG GGAATATAAACATTTGCCTGATGGGTGACCCGGGTGTTGCGAAATCTCAGTTGTTGGGTTACATCGATCGTTTGGCGCAGCGTAGCCAGTACACAACCGGTCGTGGATCGTCGGGTGTCGGTTTGACTGCTGCGGTGATGAAAGATCCGCTCACCGGTGAAATGATGCTCGAAGGCGGTGCTCTAGTATTAGCAGACGGAGGTGTTTGTTGCATCGATGAGTTTGATAAAATGATGGACGGTGATCGTACGGCAATTCATGAAGTTATGGAACAGCAAACTATTTCTATTGCGAAG GCTGGTATAATGACGAGTTTGAACGCGCGAGTCTCGATACTCGCCGCCGCCAACCCGGCGTACGGTCGTTACAACCCGAAGAAAACGATCGAACAGAACATCCAGTTACCGGCCGCGTTATTGTCGCGTTTCGATCTGTTATGGCTGATGCAGGATAAACCGGATCGAGAGAACGACTTGCGATTAGCTCAACACATTACCTACGTTCATCAACATAACATACAACCACCGGCACAGTTCAAACCACTCGATATGAAACTTATGAG GCGTTACATCGCTTTGTGTAAGACTAAACAGCCGGTCATTCCGGAAGTATTGACCGATTTCATAACGGGAGCTTACGTCGAGATGAGGAAAGAGGCTCGTAATAGTAAAGAAATGACGTTCACCTCGGCGAGGACATTACTCGGAATCCTTCGATTATCTACTGCGCTG GCTCGTTTGAGATTATCCGATCGAGTGGAAAGAGAAGACGTCAACGAAGCGATGAGGTTAATAGAAATGTCGAAAGACTCGCTCAATACAAATGATCAAGTTACGAG GGTACATAACATCACCGACCAGATATTCGGCACGATTCGCGAGATGGCACCACTCACCGGTAATCGCACGTTGAAGATGGTCGACATCGTGGAACGCTGTATTAGTAAAGGCTATAAACCGGATCAGGTTCAGGAATGTATAGAGGAATATGAAGAGTTGAACGTTTGGCAAGTCAATCAGGCAAAATCGAAATTAGTTTTCGTATAA
- the LOC141910819 gene encoding metallo-beta-lactamase domain-containing protein 1-like isoform X2, whose product MSSTYKISVIKEGYSFMTETGSMRACGSVTLVYGKFNVLVDTGGPWDTESIIEGLRKHGLTPDEMHYVVGTHGHSDHIGNLNLFKKATQIVGYDICQGDNYLMHDFRHQDIPFEIDDDLVQVIPTPGHTESCVSVVVKDTNLGTVVVAGDLFEKKEDLEEPELWQSSSTNPDLQLQNRIEILRMADVIVPGHGPMFQVPDAHKRSSSFVMYADQDELI is encoded by the exons ATGTCATCCACTTATAAGATATCAGTTATTAAGGAGGGATACTCATTTATGACGGAGACTG gTTCCATGAGAGCTTGTGGGTCGGTAACCCTGGTCTACGGAAAGTTCAACGTGCTCGTTGATACAGGAGGCCCTTGGGATACAGAATCAATCATTGAAG GATTAAGAAAACATGGGTTAACACCCGACGAAATGCACTACGTTGTGGGAACACACGGTCACTCCGATCATATCGGTAACTTGAACTTGTTTAAGAAAGCGACGCAGATTGTTGGCTATGATATATGCCAGGGCGACAACTACCTGATGCACGATTTTAGACACCAG GATATTCCGTTTGAAATCGATGATGATTTGGTGCAAGTGATTCCAACCCCGGGTCATACGGAAAGTTGTGTTAGCGTAGTTGTCAAAGATACCAACCTAGGAACGGTTGTTGTCGCCG GGGATTTATTCGAGAAAAaggaagatctagaagaaccAGAGCTCTGGCAGTCTAGCAGCACAAACCCTGATCTCCAGTTACAGAATCGCATCGAAATCCTCAGAATGGCAGACGTTATCGTTCCCGGTCACGGTCCTATGTTTCAAGTACCCGATGCCCACAAACGAAGCTCCTCGTTCGTCATGTACGCAGATCAAGATGAACTgatttaa
- the LOC141910819 gene encoding metallo-beta-lactamase domain-containing protein 1-like isoform X1 translates to MNRCIRVCNNEVEKIPQDKYSSKMSSTYKISVIKEGYSFMTETGSMRACGSVTLVYGKFNVLVDTGGPWDTESIIEGLRKHGLTPDEMHYVVGTHGHSDHIGNLNLFKKATQIVGYDICQGDNYLMHDFRHQDIPFEIDDDLVQVIPTPGHTESCVSVVVKDTNLGTVVVAGDLFEKKEDLEEPELWQSSSTNPDLQLQNRIEILRMADVIVPGHGPMFQVPDAHKRSSSFVMYADQDELI, encoded by the exons atgaatcgttgtatccgagtttGTAATAACGAGGTCGAG aaaattCCACAGGACAAATATAGTTCTAAGATGTCATCCACTTATAAGATATCAGTTATTAAGGAGGGATACTCATTTATGACGGAGACTG gTTCCATGAGAGCTTGTGGGTCGGTAACCCTGGTCTACGGAAAGTTCAACGTGCTCGTTGATACAGGAGGCCCTTGGGATACAGAATCAATCATTGAAG GATTAAGAAAACATGGGTTAACACCCGACGAAATGCACTACGTTGTGGGAACACACGGTCACTCCGATCATATCGGTAACTTGAACTTGTTTAAGAAAGCGACGCAGATTGTTGGCTATGATATATGCCAGGGCGACAACTACCTGATGCACGATTTTAGACACCAG GATATTCCGTTTGAAATCGATGATGATTTGGTGCAAGTGATTCCAACCCCGGGTCATACGGAAAGTTGTGTTAGCGTAGTTGTCAAAGATACCAACCTAGGAACGGTTGTTGTCGCCG GGGATTTATTCGAGAAAAaggaagatctagaagaaccAGAGCTCTGGCAGTCTAGCAGCACAAACCCTGATCTCCAGTTACAGAATCGCATCGAAATCCTCAGAATGGCAGACGTTATCGTTCCCGGTCACGGTCCTATGTTTCAAGTACCCGATGCCCACAAACGAAGCTCCTCGTTCGTCATGTACGCAGATCAAGATGAACTgatttaa